The bacterium genome contains a region encoding:
- a CDS encoding aldose epimerase family protein — protein sequence MTIKSDVFGKLADGREVRVFTLINKSGVEARILDYGGIVVSLKVPDRNGVMGDVVLGFDNLEDYVAKSPYFGCLVGRFGNRIAHGKFFLNGKQYTLALNNNDINSLHGGLIGFDKVIWDAATALTPSGPALTLTYVSPDGEEGFPGTLSVTAVYTLTEDNALALDYTAVTDQDTVVNLTHHSYFNLACNGDVLDHVVTINADAFTPVDEALIPTGAVCPVEGTPFDFRKPRKIGERINSPDPQLKYGGGYDHNWVLNHPAGKLALAATVAEPTSGRMMEVLTTAPATQFYTGNFLEDPVGKGGRIYAVRTGLCFEPQHYPDSPNQPSFPSTVLKPGQVYKNTIVYRFSVTK from the coding sequence ATGACCATTAAATCAGATGTATTTGGCAAATTGGCGGATGGGCGTGAGGTGCGAGTCTTTACCCTCATCAATAAATCGGGTGTAGAAGCCCGGATTCTCGATTATGGCGGCATTGTTGTATCGCTCAAGGTTCCGGACCGGAATGGAGTGATGGGTGATGTCGTCCTGGGTTTTGACAACCTTGAAGACTATGTCGCGAAGAGCCCTTATTTCGGTTGTCTCGTGGGGCGGTTCGGGAACCGGATTGCCCACGGTAAATTTTTCCTGAATGGCAAACAATATACCCTGGCGCTCAACAACAATGACATCAACTCGCTCCATGGCGGCCTCATCGGTTTTGACAAGGTAATTTGGGATGCCGCGACGGCACTGACACCCAGTGGCCCGGCACTGACCCTCACCTATGTCAGCCCGGATGGTGAGGAAGGCTTCCCAGGGACATTGTCCGTTACCGCCGTGTATACGTTGACCGAGGACAATGCCCTCGCTTTGGATTATACGGCAGTAACCGATCAGGACACGGTGGTGAACCTTACTCACCATTCCTATTTCAATCTGGCCTGCAATGGGGATGTACTGGATCACGTTGTCACCATTAACGCCGATGCCTTCACCCCGGTGGATGAAGCCCTTATCCCGACCGGGGCAGTATGCCCCGTTGAAGGCACGCCTTTTGATTTTCGCAAGCCGCGGAAAATCGGGGAGCGCATCAACAGTCCTGATCCGCAGTTAAAATATGGTGGCGGCTATGATCATAACTGGGTCCTGAATCACCCTGCTGGGAAACTGGCACTGGCGGCCACGGTGGCAGAGCCAACATCTGGCCGGATGATGGAAGTCCTTACCACTGCACCGGCTACTCAGTTCTATACGGGCAACTTTCTGGAGGACCCCGTTGGCAAGGGTGGCCGGATTTATGCGGTTCGCACCGGGCTCTGTTTCGAGCCTCAGCATTATCCGGATTCCCCAAACCAGCCGTCATTCCCAAGTACGGTCCTGAAACCCGGACAAGTCTATAAGAACACTATTGTCTACCGCTTTTCGGTAACGAAATAA